A stretch of Imperialibacter roseus DNA encodes these proteins:
- a CDS encoding Ig-like domain-containing protein has product MKKAKLIFNSLWALAMVATVSFLISCGGDEEAAVELTIVSLNAGDDDLNGATSPDGVSVSSVISGIFSTDLDPASAASNITLVNDFDDSEVDINVVASGRALTITPAEPLFGGSLYVLTLKAGLSSTKGKTLGADITRTFTTVGSFTPQNVIAHWTFEDNADDQVGDFDADAEIAITYTDSRNAAAGKAATFDGDVSIIEVPGAAELMNRADFTLSYWAKTNSEGHVNETGDPTGHFVMGLGAFHGFQTEITGSYRDFKVASTMEYGDGTTGTGGDLVWNGDGKTKDNEGWKGTVFSKADGDLTASLKDKWVHVTFVFSGTEKYRELYINGDLKKRQEFELWGSEYKEPTAVGLKFDNSAEVENVLAFGFVQSRGGTLWSNEPWGNYNLPTSQHFKGKLDDVRIFSVAVTAEEIKKMYDSEKP; this is encoded by the coding sequence ATAAGCTGTGGAGGCGATGAAGAAGCGGCTGTTGAGCTCACAATAGTGAGTCTGAACGCTGGAGATGATGACCTGAATGGTGCCACGAGCCCGGATGGTGTATCTGTATCCTCAGTAATTTCAGGCATTTTCTCAACAGACCTTGACCCTGCATCTGCTGCGTCAAATATAACTTTGGTTAATGACTTCGACGATAGTGAAGTGGATATCAATGTTGTGGCCAGTGGAAGAGCTTTAACAATCACCCCAGCAGAGCCCCTTTTTGGTGGCTCGCTCTATGTTTTGACACTGAAGGCTGGCCTAAGTTCGACCAAAGGAAAAACTTTAGGAGCAGACATCACAAGAACCTTCACCACTGTAGGGTCTTTTACCCCCCAAAATGTAATTGCCCACTGGACATTTGAAGACAATGCTGATGATCAGGTGGGTGACTTTGACGCTGATGCTGAAATTGCTATCACTTACACTGATTCAAGGAATGCGGCGGCAGGTAAGGCGGCTACGTTTGATGGCGACGTAAGTATCATTGAAGTACCTGGCGCAGCGGAGCTGATGAACAGAGCGGATTTTACCCTAAGCTATTGGGCGAAAACCAACTCTGAGGGACACGTCAATGAAACTGGAGATCCAACTGGACATTTCGTGATGGGCTTGGGTGCATTTCACGGGTTTCAGACAGAAATAACTGGTAGCTATCGTGACTTTAAAGTCGCTTCTACGATGGAATATGGTGATGGAACCACAGGGACTGGTGGAGATCTTGTGTGGAACGGTGATGGTAAAACAAAGGATAATGAAGGTTGGAAAGGAACGGTATTTAGCAAAGCTGATGGAGATTTGACTGCTTCTTTGAAAGATAAATGGGTTCATGTAACCTTTGTTTTTAGCGGAACTGAGAAGTATCGGGAACTTTATATTAATGGGGACTTAAAGAAGAGGCAGGAATTTGAGTTGTGGGGTTCAGAATACAAGGAACCGACGGCAGTGGGCCTCAAATTTGATAATAGTGCTGAAGTTGAAAATGTTTTGGCTTTTGGCTTTGTGCAATCAAGAGGCGGAACGCTCTGGAGCAATGAGCCTTGGGGCAACTACAATTTACCAACATCGCAGCACTTCAAAGGAAAGCTTGATGATGTAAGGATCTTCTCTGTAGCTGTTACTGCTGAAGAAATCAAGAAAATGTACGATTCAGAAAAGCCTTAG
- a CDS encoding glucoamylase family protein, producing MHNKLTPFFLVLSLLLTSCGGEDDDGTTPDLVLQLSKGNIGTYSLNLNNSDENIDAPIDKPLVFTFTSPLEQSTVASSVELKDSEGVVVTLDFSFLDDDKTFSASTENGLEGNENYTLEIKNTLRGTSNEKFGGLTVSFQTVPKEINVTQLLIDGVDYFSAERIVDISLMPSFEITFSSPVDASTITDANVRIFSSSGLLSSAITLSEDKTTLTIVPSTALKGLQKTQVWLYEAIKGEEGEVFNFYKKDFYTTYDPTPVFPEISDEALLTLIQQKTFRYFYDDAHPASGMARERNSSGSTVTTGGTGFGLMAIIVGIERGFITRQQGIDHFAKVIGFLETADRFHGVWPHWLNGDTGAVQPFSTKDNGGDLVETSFLVQGLLTLRQYLNADNAAEADLVSRINTMWEEVEWDWHTKGGEKVLYWHWSPNFGWEMNHQIRGYNEALITYFLAAASPTHAVSADVYHNGWAGNGSIKNGRKFYDIELPLGYDYGGPLFFAHYSFLGLDPNGLSDTYGDYWEQNVAHSRINQAYCVANPKAFVGYSDLCWGLTASDNHNGYSAHSPTNDLGVITPTAALSSFPYTPVESMKALKFFYYTLGDKLLGENGFYDAFNITQGWTANSYLAIDQGPIVVMIENHRTGLLWDLFMSAPEVQPGLDKLGFTSQR from the coding sequence ATGCACAATAAACTTACTCCCTTCTTTTTAGTACTCAGTTTACTCCTGACTTCCTGCGGAGGGGAGGACGATGATGGAACGACTCCCGATCTTGTCTTGCAGCTCTCCAAAGGTAATATTGGTACGTACTCGTTGAACCTGAACAATTCGGACGAAAACATCGATGCCCCAATTGATAAACCCCTGGTTTTTACATTCACCTCTCCCCTGGAACAGTCCACAGTGGCGTCGTCAGTGGAGCTCAAAGACAGTGAGGGCGTAGTCGTCACCCTCGATTTTTCCTTCCTCGATGACGACAAAACTTTTTCTGCCTCCACCGAAAATGGCCTCGAGGGCAATGAAAACTATACCCTGGAGATAAAAAACACGCTAAGAGGAACCAGCAATGAAAAATTTGGCGGGCTAACCGTTTCATTCCAAACCGTTCCCAAAGAAATTAACGTCACCCAGCTACTCATCGATGGAGTGGACTACTTCTCAGCAGAGCGGATCGTTGATATCAGCTTAATGCCCTCTTTTGAAATTACCTTCTCTTCTCCGGTAGATGCGTCCACGATCACAGATGCCAACGTCCGCATTTTTTCTTCCAGCGGATTATTGTCCTCCGCCATCACGCTTTCTGAAGATAAAACTACCTTAACCATTGTGCCTTCCACTGCTTTGAAGGGCCTTCAGAAAACCCAGGTTTGGCTCTACGAAGCCATCAAAGGCGAGGAGGGGGAAGTATTCAATTTCTACAAAAAGGACTTTTACACCACCTACGACCCCACACCGGTGTTTCCGGAAATAAGCGATGAAGCGCTGCTTACGCTGATCCAACAAAAGACATTCAGGTATTTCTACGACGATGCCCATCCGGCGAGTGGCATGGCCCGGGAAAGAAATTCGTCTGGTAGCACCGTCACCACTGGCGGAACAGGCTTTGGCCTGATGGCCATCATTGTGGGCATAGAACGTGGCTTCATCACCCGGCAGCAAGGCATCGATCATTTTGCCAAAGTCATAGGCTTTCTTGAAACTGCCGACCGTTTTCATGGGGTTTGGCCCCATTGGCTCAATGGTGACACCGGTGCCGTGCAGCCTTTCAGCACCAAAGACAACGGCGGCGATCTGGTAGAAACCTCCTTCCTTGTACAGGGCCTGCTGACCCTTCGGCAATACCTCAACGCCGACAATGCTGCCGAAGCTGACCTGGTTAGCAGAATCAACACCATGTGGGAGGAAGTAGAGTGGGACTGGCATACCAAAGGTGGGGAGAAGGTGCTGTACTGGCACTGGTCGCCCAATTTCGGATGGGAAATGAACCACCAAATCCGTGGCTATAACGAGGCGCTCATTACCTATTTTCTTGCTGCCGCCTCTCCAACGCACGCAGTAAGTGCCGACGTCTATCACAACGGCTGGGCCGGCAATGGCTCCATCAAAAACGGCCGCAAGTTCTACGACATTGAGCTGCCTTTGGGTTACGACTACGGCGGTCCGCTTTTCTTTGCGCACTATTCCTTTTTAGGGTTAGACCCTAATGGACTGAGCGACACTTATGGTGACTATTGGGAGCAGAACGTAGCCCACAGCCGTATCAACCAGGCCTACTGCGTAGCCAACCCCAAAGCCTTTGTCGGCTACAGCGACCTTTGCTGGGGCCTGACTGCCAGCGATAACCACAATGGCTACTCGGCCCATTCTCCTACAAACGACCTCGGTGTGATCACACCTACTGCGGCCCTGTCTTCATTCCCCTACACCCCCGTGGAATCGATGAAAGCGCTTAAGTTTTTTTACTACACCTTAGGTGACAAACTGCTGGGCGAAAATGGCTTTTACGACGCTTTCAATATCACTCAGGGCTGGACAGCCAACTCCTACCTGGCCATCGACCAGGGGCCAATTGTAGTGATGATAGAAAACCACAGAACTGGGCTGCTGTGGGATCTTTTCATGAGCGCCCCGGAAGTGCAGCCCGGGCTTGACAAACTTGGATTTACCTCCCAAAGATAA
- a CDS encoding class I SAM-dependent methyltransferase has product MPESSIKTPHSENQFADYRNFWWNKGFIDLMAKRIKLSKHTSLLDVGCGQCHWSKIITPYLGKPAYVVGVDKDPTWAKGSAELKRFFKDQAAWFELYQGDAMNLPFEDASFDIVTCQTVLIHVGNPTKAVEEMKRVLKPGGTILCVEPNNRIQSLLRTSESENTSIDEMIDHVKYALIVEQGKKRLGFGDNSLGDLLPGMLSKQGFEKIDVRLSDKAIVMVPPYDTQEQMATTKHWKKGNAGDAMNNSDLFYFEAFGDKYLSFYDEYHQKYEGHSERIFEALKNNDFHSAGGALMYLVSGKKPNH; this is encoded by the coding sequence ATGCCTGAGTCCTCGATTAAAACTCCTCATTCAGAAAACCAATTTGCAGACTACCGGAATTTCTGGTGGAACAAGGGCTTTATCGATTTGATGGCCAAGAGAATCAAGCTGAGCAAACACACCTCCCTGCTTGATGTGGGCTGTGGCCAGTGCCACTGGAGCAAGATCATTACTCCCTACCTCGGCAAGCCTGCCTATGTGGTGGGAGTGGACAAAGACCCCACCTGGGCAAAAGGATCGGCGGAGCTCAAACGGTTTTTTAAAGACCAGGCCGCCTGGTTCGAACTCTATCAGGGCGATGCCATGAACCTTCCGTTTGAGGATGCGTCCTTTGATATTGTCACCTGCCAAACGGTGCTGATCCACGTAGGCAACCCCACCAAAGCGGTGGAGGAAATGAAGAGGGTGCTGAAGCCCGGAGGCACTATTCTGTGTGTGGAGCCTAACAACAGGATTCAAAGCCTGCTGAGAACTTCCGAGTCGGAAAACACCTCAATCGACGAGATGATTGACCATGTGAAGTACGCCCTGATTGTGGAGCAGGGAAAGAAAAGACTTGGCTTTGGCGACAACTCTCTTGGCGACCTGCTGCCCGGCATGCTGTCGAAGCAGGGCTTTGAAAAAATAGACGTTCGCTTGTCCGACAAGGCCATTGTGATGGTGCCCCCCTACGACACGCAGGAGCAGATGGCCACTACCAAGCATTGGAAAAAAGGCAACGCCGGCGACGCCATGAACAATTCGGATCTCTTTTACTTTGAGGCGTTCGGTGATAAATACCTGTCCTTTTACGACGAGTACCATCAAAAATACGAAGGCCACTCAGAAAGGATCTTTGAAGCCCTCAAAAACAACGACTTCCATTCTGCAGGCGGAGCGCTGATGTATTTGGTTTCTGGCAAAAAGCCCAACCACTGA
- the msrB gene encoding peptide-methionine (R)-S-oxide reductase MsrB: MLKWTDITSFAKNGNPAPDRKVTLTEAEWKAKLTPEEYQVTRLKGTERAFSSDMCSLFEPGQYGCVCCGTLLFDAAEKFESGTGWPSFTQPVKENSIAYIADKSHGMYRIETVCNTCDAHLGHVFPDGPAPSGLRYCMNAVALKKLKEA, from the coding sequence ATGCTCAAGTGGACAGACATAACAAGCTTCGCCAAAAATGGCAACCCCGCACCGGATAGAAAAGTAACACTAACGGAAGCCGAATGGAAGGCAAAGCTCACGCCTGAGGAATACCAGGTAACACGGCTGAAAGGAACAGAGCGGGCATTTAGCTCCGACATGTGCAGCCTTTTTGAGCCGGGCCAATACGGCTGCGTTTGCTGCGGCACGTTGCTGTTCGATGCGGCTGAGAAGTTTGAGTCGGGCACGGGCTGGCCGTCTTTTACTCAGCCTGTGAAAGAAAACAGCATCGCCTATATCGCCGATAAGAGCCACGGGATGTACCGCATCGAAACTGTTTGCAACACCTGCGACGCTCACCTCGGCCATGTGTTTCCTGACGGCCCTGCCCCTTCAGGCCTGAGGTATTGCATGAATGCCGTTGCTTTAAAAAAACTAAAGGAAGCCTGA
- a CDS encoding sialidase family protein, whose translation MRQQPKPTVTPLTSDFVFGDDRDFAQAHASTLVRTNDGNFLVAWFGGTHEKHDDVGIWLTKGNAGNFSRPVEVAKIREDAHWNPVLFKEASGDIILYFKVGKTIDNWETWWIRTTDNGATWSAPAELVAGDKGGRGPVRNKPITLADGSLLSGSSKETNKVWDAFVDRSTDNGKTWTKSEFLPLDRTAIEGEGIIQPTLWESAPDKVHMLLRSSAGAICRSDSEDGGVTWSPVYKTSLPNPNSGIDVVKLPGGMLALAFNNTSGNWGSRSPLSLGVSTDNGLTWPTIVDIDKGTEEEEFSYPAIIQYGDTVAVTYTWKRQKIAFKSFLVKN comes from the coding sequence GTGCGACAACAACCCAAACCCACCGTCACGCCCCTCACCTCCGACTTCGTTTTCGGCGACGACCGTGACTTCGCCCAGGCCCACGCCTCCACCCTCGTTCGCACCAACGACGGCAACTTCCTCGTAGCTTGGTTTGGCGGCACCCACGAAAAGCACGATGATGTGGGCATTTGGCTCACCAAAGGCAACGCAGGCAACTTCTCAAGACCCGTTGAGGTGGCCAAAATTCGTGAAGATGCCCACTGGAACCCTGTGCTTTTCAAAGAAGCCTCCGGCGATATCATCCTCTATTTTAAAGTAGGCAAAACCATCGACAACTGGGAAACCTGGTGGATCCGCACCACCGACAATGGTGCCACCTGGTCAGCCCCTGCCGAACTGGTAGCAGGCGACAAGGGAGGCCGGGGCCCGGTAAGAAACAAACCCATCACATTAGCAGACGGCTCACTGCTGTCGGGCTCCTCCAAGGAAACCAACAAGGTATGGGATGCCTTTGTGGACCGCAGCACCGACAACGGAAAAACATGGACTAAATCGGAGTTTCTACCCCTGGACAGAACAGCCATTGAAGGCGAAGGCATCATCCAGCCCACGCTATGGGAGTCTGCTCCGGACAAAGTCCACATGTTGCTAAGGAGCTCGGCTGGTGCCATCTGCCGCAGCGATTCTGAAGACGGCGGTGTTACCTGGTCACCGGTGTACAAGACCTCGCTGCCCAACCCCAACAGCGGCATCGACGTGGTGAAGCTACCCGGCGGCATGCTGGCCCTGGCCTTCAATAACACCTCGGGCAACTGGGGCTCCCGGTCTCCGCTATCGCTCGGTGTTTCTACCGACAACGGCCTCACCTGGCCCACCATCGTCGATATTGACAAAGGCACGGAAGAGGAGGAGTTCTCCTACCCCGCCATCATCCAGTACGGCGACACCGTGGCCGTTACCTACACCTGGAAACGCCAAAAGATTGCGTTTAAGAGCTTTTTGGTGAAAAACTAA
- a CDS encoding RNA recognition motif domain-containing protein, with amino-acid sequence MNIFVGSLPYSIEEAELKGYFEDYGEVSSVKIITDKFTGRSKGFGFVEMPDDEAAQKAIKELNGAEVKGRAIVVNKSEPKPEGERRSGGGGGFNRGGGGGGGYNRGGGGGGGFNRGGGGGGYGRGNRDSDY; translated from the coding sequence ATGAATATTTTCGTTGGCAGTCTCCCTTACAGTATTGAAGAGGCTGAATTAAAAGGTTATTTCGAAGACTACGGTGAGGTTTCTTCTGTAAAGATTATCACAGACAAATTCACGGGTAGAAGCAAAGGGTTTGGTTTTGTTGAGATGCCGGATGATGAGGCTGCTCAGAAAGCGATCAAAGAATTAAATGGCGCCGAAGTAAAAGGAAGAGCTATAGTGGTGAATAAGTCAGAGCCGAAACCAGAAGGCGAAAGAAGAAGCGGCGGTGGCGGCGGATTCAATCGTGGTGGTGGCGGAGGCGGAGGCTACAACCGTGGTGGCGGTGGTGGCGGAGGCTTCAACCGTGGTGGTGGCGGAGGCGGCTATGGCCGTGGCAACCGTGACTCTGATTACTGA
- a CDS encoding Kelch repeat-containing protein: MKKTLAFVVIVALSITCALAQSWQKVTPTNQCTNRHENSLTAIGNKLVLVGGRGVKPVESFDIKTNTWTKHVETPLEMSHFQAINYKGEMWVIGAFTGGYPHEVPIPDVYIFNIEKNEWRKGPSIPEDRRRGAAGAFVYKNKIYIICGETDGHWDGTNAWFDEYDPKTDRWRRLADAPHIRDHVGASVVGDKLYLAGGRRSTAKIQQVLNLTEPAVDVYDFRTGKWSTLSEAQNLPTKRAGASSVVLGKKVLIMGGESDAQEESHANVEAFNTQTMQWEILPMLNKGRHGTGAVNVKGKVYTVAGSGNRGGGPELNSIEVFE; this comes from the coding sequence ATGAAAAAGACCCTTGCCTTTGTAGTAATAGTAGCACTTTCAATCACCTGCGCACTGGCGCAAAGCTGGCAAAAAGTGACACCAACTAATCAATGCACCAACCGCCACGAGAACTCACTCACCGCCATTGGCAACAAGCTGGTGCTGGTGGGAGGCAGGGGCGTGAAGCCCGTGGAGTCTTTTGATATAAAAACCAACACCTGGACGAAACATGTGGAGACGCCCCTGGAGATGAGCCATTTTCAGGCCATCAACTACAAAGGCGAAATGTGGGTAATAGGAGCGTTTACGGGCGGCTACCCTCATGAGGTGCCCATTCCCGATGTATATATTTTTAACATCGAAAAGAATGAATGGCGCAAAGGTCCGTCGATCCCCGAAGACCGTCGCCGGGGTGCAGCGGGGGCTTTCGTGTACAAAAACAAGATTTACATTATTTGCGGAGAAACAGATGGCCACTGGGACGGCACCAACGCCTGGTTTGATGAGTATGACCCAAAGACCGACAGATGGAGGAGGCTGGCCGATGCGCCTCATATCCGTGACCACGTGGGTGCGTCTGTGGTAGGCGACAAACTCTACCTGGCCGGGGGCCGTCGTTCGACAGCTAAAATCCAGCAGGTACTGAACCTCACAGAACCAGCAGTGGATGTGTATGACTTTAGAACAGGCAAATGGTCAACACTGAGCGAGGCGCAGAACCTGCCGACGAAAAGGGCAGGGGCTTCATCAGTGGTGTTGGGAAAAAAGGTGCTGATCATGGGGGGCGAAAGCGATGCTCAGGAAGAGTCGCATGCCAACGTGGAGGCTTTCAACACGCAAACCATGCAGTGGGAGATCCTGCCGATGCTCAACAAGGGTCGCCATGGCACTGGCGCTGTGAACGTAAAAGGCAAGGTCTACACCGTGGCCGGCTCCGGCAACCGTGGCGGTGGGCCCGAGCTGAATAGTATTGAGGTTTTTGAGTAG
- a CDS encoding glucoamylase family protein: MKNNLSILIVLAVLGLSACSPSKPAQDSATDEATISDDSLMTLVEYRTFQYFWDGAEPNSGMARERFHTDGNYPDNDKHIVTSGGSGFGVMAILVGIKRGFITREQGLERMTRIVGFLETADRFHGAWSHWINGETGKVKPFGENDNGGDLVETAYLVQGLLAVRQFFNEGTEEERALANRIDTLWKEVEWDWYRNGDQDVLYWHWSPDKGWKMNFPVEGWNECLIMYVLAASSPTHGIPAEVYHNGWARSGAILNDSTHSQYGYHLNLKHNFAQQYGGPLFWAHYSFVGLDPRNLKDKYADYWQENRNHTLINRQWCIENPKGYKGYGENCWGLTASYSTGFYAAHRPMDEDLGVITPTAALSSFPYTPEESMKVMKHLYFDLGDKVWGEYGFYDAFSEQKDWYVKWYLAIDQGPEVVMIENHRSGLLWDLFMSAPEVQSGLDKLGFTY; the protein is encoded by the coding sequence ATGAAGAACAACCTTTCCATTCTTATCGTGCTGGCAGTATTAGGACTAAGCGCCTGCTCGCCAAGCAAACCTGCCCAGGACAGCGCTACAGACGAGGCTACCATCAGCGACGACTCCCTCATGACGCTGGTTGAGTACCGCACCTTCCAATACTTCTGGGATGGAGCCGAACCCAATTCGGGCATGGCGAGGGAACGGTTCCATACCGACGGCAACTACCCCGACAACGACAAGCACATCGTTACCTCCGGCGGCAGCGGCTTTGGGGTGATGGCTATTCTGGTGGGGATCAAAAGGGGCTTCATCACCCGGGAGCAGGGACTGGAGCGCATGACCAGAATTGTAGGTTTCCTGGAAACTGCCGACCGCTTTCACGGAGCTTGGTCGCACTGGATCAACGGTGAAACGGGCAAGGTAAAGCCCTTTGGTGAGAACGATAACGGCGGCGACCTGGTGGAAACAGCCTACCTGGTGCAGGGGCTTTTGGCGGTGCGTCAATTCTTCAACGAAGGCACGGAGGAGGAGCGGGCCCTGGCCAACCGCATCGATACGCTTTGGAAGGAAGTGGAGTGGGACTGGTACCGCAACGGTGACCAGGACGTGTTGTACTGGCACTGGTCGCCCGACAAGGGATGGAAAATGAACTTCCCGGTCGAAGGGTGGAACGAATGCCTGATCATGTATGTGCTGGCGGCATCGTCACCCACGCATGGCATACCGGCGGAGGTTTATCACAATGGCTGGGCCCGAAGTGGTGCCATTCTCAACGATTCTACCCATTCTCAATACGGTTACCACTTGAACCTGAAGCATAATTTTGCGCAGCAATATGGCGGCCCTCTTTTTTGGGCGCACTACTCCTTTGTCGGGTTAGATCCCCGCAACCTTAAAGACAAGTATGCCGACTACTGGCAGGAAAACAGGAACCATACGCTGATCAACCGACAGTGGTGCATCGAGAACCCCAAAGGATATAAAGGGTACGGCGAAAACTGCTGGGGGCTGACGGCCAGCTACTCAACAGGGTTTTATGCGGCCCACCGGCCCATGGACGAAGACCTTGGGGTGATTACTCCCACGGCGGCCCTTTCCTCATTCCCTTACACGCCCGAAGAAAGCATGAAAGTAATGAAGCACCTTTATTTCGACCTGGGCGACAAGGTGTGGGGTGAGTATGGCTTTTACGATGCTTTCAGCGAACAAAAGGACTGGTATGTGAAGTGGTACCTGGCCATCGACCAGGGCCCCGAAGTGGTGATGATAGAAAATCATAGATCGGGCCTTCTGTGGGACTTGTTCATGTCAGCACCTGAAGTGCAGAGTGGTCTGGACAAACTAGGATTTACTTATTAG
- a CDS encoding ABC transporter permease: MRHHLLFSLRSLWRFRSTAFLQILGFVVGLGALIPVLMVLYYHMRFDKFHDKADRIVRVSTRVSLPESTSIYAATSKSLAPLLKEQMADVEEVVRYRYMPASVTLGDQNLGQSYPLFADQGFFDVFSAQVVAGDIATALQTPDGLVINQTTAVRFFGEDDPIGQTVSLETPAGSFSAQVKAVIRDYPENVSFTFDMATSYSHVENAMRDNLGALVPGNFTYLLMKARIDEARLAGEFAAITEEHFPEGMRDVMSLLPVAFTEVHYTNGHQFDSGRKGSKLNDLALGVLAVFLLLVSIANYVNLATALLMRRSKELAIRKIIGEPVGQQYGQLLVESVCMLSLVILLINILTFFLVPEIEAMLNITLRTGLFTGVSYYLFTFFFGLAVAGVSSIVPFWLVSSTISVTNLKGAAAGRSKLSLRYGLLGLQLIVSVLFAVIALGMDEQLRFIKNKDLGFDKEQVVTMSITDPQVNAKADAIKQAFLQQSYVSAASISLTPITGDHVRAQFRLGADSTGATPMMNANYVDVDFDEVYEVKLVAGRFFSKEFASDIGRAFVLNKKAVEAFGFQSPQAAVGQTLSKVLADSLNTGTIIGVMEDYHFQSLYQELEPMIWQIVPASSRNLLAVKLENGDVEEQKKKLRAVLSDLGVTQEIEFTSLTDALDMAYREDDRLSFFIRVSAGVIVLIALLGVFGLAAFILETRRKEMGIRKLLGAELWHIMAQMGRPFAGVLAVGLMVGAPVSYYFLGNWLNSFAFHVSASWWYVPAAAILIGALMATSVYRQVTKAAATNPAEVLREE; this comes from the coding sequence ATGCGTCATCATCTTTTATTCTCGCTTCGCAGCCTTTGGAGGTTTCGCTCCACTGCTTTTCTGCAAATCCTTGGTTTTGTAGTTGGCCTGGGTGCCCTGATACCCGTGCTGATGGTATTGTACTACCATATGCGCTTTGATAAGTTTCACGACAAGGCCGACAGGATTGTCAGGGTAAGCACCCGGGTGAGCCTGCCGGAATCAACCTCGATTTATGCCGCCACTTCCAAGTCGCTGGCGCCGCTGTTGAAAGAGCAAATGGCCGATGTGGAAGAGGTAGTCAGGTACCGATACATGCCCGCTTCCGTTACCCTGGGCGACCAAAACCTGGGGCAGAGCTACCCGCTTTTTGCTGACCAGGGCTTTTTTGATGTGTTTTCTGCGCAGGTTGTTGCCGGAGATATTGCAACAGCACTGCAAACGCCTGATGGATTGGTGATCAACCAAACAACGGCTGTAAGATTTTTTGGAGAGGACGACCCCATCGGACAGACAGTATCTCTTGAAACACCAGCCGGTAGCTTTTCGGCACAGGTAAAAGCTGTTATCAGGGACTACCCCGAAAATGTGTCTTTTACTTTCGACATGGCCACAAGCTATTCGCATGTCGAAAATGCCATGCGAGACAACCTCGGTGCTCTGGTGCCCGGCAATTTTACCTACCTGCTGATGAAGGCGAGAATTGATGAAGCCAGGCTTGCCGGGGAATTTGCTGCCATTACAGAAGAACATTTTCCAGAAGGAATGAGAGATGTAATGAGCCTGCTTCCGGTGGCCTTCACTGAAGTTCACTATACCAATGGCCACCAATTTGACTCCGGGAGAAAAGGAAGCAAGCTCAACGACCTGGCCCTGGGCGTGCTGGCGGTCTTTCTGCTGCTGGTGAGCATTGCCAACTATGTGAACCTGGCCACCGCCTTGCTGATGAGGCGATCCAAAGAGCTGGCCATTCGCAAAATCATTGGGGAGCCTGTTGGTCAGCAGTATGGTCAGCTGCTTGTAGAATCTGTTTGCATGCTGTCGCTGGTCATCCTTTTGATCAATATCCTCACGTTCTTTCTGGTGCCTGAAATTGAAGCCATGCTCAACATCACTTTGAGAACCGGACTCTTCACAGGCGTCAGCTACTACCTGTTCACTTTCTTTTTTGGTCTCGCCGTGGCAGGTGTTTCGAGCATTGTTCCGTTTTGGCTAGTGTCCAGCACAATTTCTGTCACCAACCTGAAGGGAGCAGCAGCTGGTCGCTCAAAATTGAGTCTTCGTTATGGTCTCCTGGGGCTTCAACTGATCGTTTCTGTACTTTTTGCAGTGATTGCCCTTGGCATGGATGAACAATTGCGGTTCATCAAAAATAAAGACCTTGGTTTCGACAAAGAACAGGTGGTAACGATGAGCATCACCGATCCTCAGGTAAATGCGAAGGCCGACGCCATCAAGCAGGCTTTTCTGCAGCAGTCGTATGTTAGCGCAGCTTCTATATCGCTCACTCCCATTACCGGCGACCATGTGCGGGCGCAGTTCAGGCTTGGAGCCGATAGCACCGGAGCCACCCCTATGATGAATGCCAACTATGTTGATGTGGATTTTGACGAGGTGTATGAGGTAAAGCTCGTGGCCGGGCGGTTTTTCTCCAAAGAGTTCGCCTCTGACATCGGCCGGGCGTTTGTGCTCAACAAAAAAGCCGTTGAGGCGTTCGGTTTTCAGTCTCCCCAGGCTGCCGTTGGCCAAACACTCTCCAAAGTGCTTGCTGACTCTCTGAACACAGGCACCATCATAGGGGTAATGGAAGACTATCACTTTCAGTCGCTTTACCAGGAGCTGGAGCCTATGATTTGGCAAATTGTGCCTGCATCTTCCCGCAACTTGCTTGCCGTGAAGCTGGAAAATGGCGATGTGGAGGAGCAAAAGAAAAAGCTAAGAGCCGTGTTGAGTGACCTTGGTGTTACGCAGGAGATCGAATTCACCTCGCTCACTGACGCCCTCGACATGGCCTACAGAGAAGACGACCGACTCTCTTTTTTCATCCGTGTCTCAGCTGGTGTCATTGTGCTTATTGCTTTGCTGGGAGTTTTTGGGCTGGCAGCGTTTATTTTGGAAACAAGGAGGAAGGAAATGGGTATCCGAAAGCTACTCGGGGCAGAATTGTGGCACATCATGGCCCAAATGGGGCGTCCGTTTGCCGGGGTATTGGCCGTTGGCCTTATGGTGGGTGCCCCTGTTTCGTATTATTTTTTGGGCAACTGGCTCAACTCATTTGCCTTTCATGTAAGCGCCTCCTGGTGGTATGTGCCAGCAGCTGCGATATTGATCGGTGCACTTATGGCAACATCAGTATATCGGCAGGTAACCAAAGCCGCAGCTACCAATCCGGCGGAAGTGCTGCGGGAAGAATAA